One window of Leptotrichia sp. oral taxon 498 genomic DNA carries:
- the trmD gene encoding tRNA (guanosine(37)-N1)-methyltransferase TrmD: MKFNVLTLFPELFEQYLSQTILKRAVDKNIVDYKIINIRDYARNKHSQMDDIPFGGGAGMVLKPEAYWNYFYENFEYFKNENSELKKPYVIFLSPQGKQLTHKKVTELSQKDEIVLISGRYEGLDQRVIDKFVDEEISIGDYVLSSGDLPSLVLMDSVIRIKNGVIKKESFETDSFYNGLLGFPQYTRPVEIDGMEVPEVLRSGNHAKIDEFRQMKSIEKTIQNREDLFEKKLEHIEEDLEFKKVYKKYLKSK; this comes from the coding sequence ATGAAATTTAATGTGTTAACTTTATTTCCCGAGTTATTTGAGCAGTATCTATCACAAACTATTTTAAAACGGGCAGTCGATAAAAACATAGTAGATTACAAAATTATAAACATTCGTGATTATGCAAGAAACAAACACAGTCAAATGGACGACATCCCTTTCGGTGGCGGTGCTGGAATGGTTTTAAAGCCAGAAGCCTACTGGAATTATTTCTATGAAAATTTTGAATATTTTAAAAATGAAAATTCAGAATTAAAAAAACCATATGTGATATTTTTATCTCCGCAAGGAAAGCAATTGACGCACAAAAAAGTTACAGAACTTTCTCAAAAAGATGAAATTGTGCTGATTTCAGGTAGGTATGAGGGCCTTGACCAAAGAGTTATTGATAAATTTGTCGACGAAGAAATTTCAATTGGAGATTATGTTTTAAGCAGTGGCGATTTGCCGTCGCTAGTTTTGATGGATTCTGTCATTCGGATAAAAAATGGTGTAATAAAAAAAGAATCTTTTGAAACAGACTCTTTTTACAATGGACTTTTGGGTTTTCCGCAATATACAAGACCTGTAGAAATTGATGGAATGGAAGTGCCAGAGGTTCTAAGAAGTGGAAATCACGCAAAAATAGATGAGTTTAGGCAGATGAAGTCGATTGAGAAAACTATTCAAAATCGAGAAGATTTATTTGAGAAAAAGTTGGAACATATTGAGGAAGATTTAGAGTTTAAAAAGGTTTATAAAAAATATTTGAAAAGTAAATAA
- a CDS encoding CPBP family intramembrane glutamic endopeptidase, with protein MKKIKNIPLFLCLISFFYIVFKIINKKCIVYFESSKVYYIVDTITYLLSFFPVIFYFKKTMKENQYFFERKNLRFNNFIFYLGIMIFINFIMVNARIGYNNESKIIYNYESTTYYIITNIILSSLIAPILEEIIFRGILMNNLMKYGYKVAIITNSVLFGFYHINVNAIGRTILAGIILSYITYKYSLKYSIKLHIILNIIANLGKYLYYNDCIMIAMGIFTVVLIIIFIIGLIRKKYKEIFSIFKLSSGDRKNIIKFVKNNVLYLFVILVIIISNLLFNYKLF; from the coding sequence ATGAAAAAAATTAAAAATATACCATTATTTTTATGTTTAATAAGTTTTTTTTACATCGTATTTAAAATTATAAATAAAAAATGTATTGTATATTTTGAAAGTTCAAAAGTATATTATATTGTAGACACTATAACATATTTGCTGTCATTTTTTCCAGTAATATTTTATTTTAAAAAAACTATGAAAGAAAATCAATATTTTTTTGAACGAAAGAATTTAAGGTTTAATAATTTTATATTTTACTTGGGTATAATGATATTTATAAACTTTATAATGGTAAATGCCCGAATTGGTTATAATAATGAGAGCAAAATTATATATAATTATGAAAGTACAACTTATTATATAATTACTAATATTATATTAAGTTCTTTAATAGCTCCCATATTAGAAGAAATTATATTTCGTGGAATATTAATGAATAACTTAATGAAGTATGGATATAAAGTAGCTATAATAACGAATTCAGTTCTATTTGGATTTTATCATATTAACGTAAACGCTATAGGAAGAACAATTTTAGCAGGAATTATTCTTTCATATATTACTTACAAATATTCGCTAAAATATTCTATAAAATTACATATAATTTTAAATATAATTGCAAATTTAGGAAAGTATTTATATTATAATGATTGTATAATGATAGCTATGGGAATCTTTACAGTTGTTCTTATTATAATTTTTATTATAGGCCTAATAAGAAAAAAATATAAAGAAATTTTTTCAATATTTAAATTAAGTAGTGGAGATAGAAAAAATATTATTAAATTTGTAAAGAATAATGTGTTGTATTTATTTGTAATACTTGTTATTATAATTTCTAACTTGTTATTTAATTATAAATTATTTTAA
- the rimM gene encoding ribosome maturation factor RimM (Essential for efficient processing of 16S rRNA), translating into MENLINIGTIVGTHHLRGSVKINSIFEEIELIKGERVLIEKEEIKKILCVKNVKRLNEKKAILDFEEIKNIDEAQKLNGFKLKIRRDLLPQKTEDEFYIKDLLGIEVFLDNEKVGEITDVMETAAHEILIVEDIKTKKEIMIPLIDEFVKKIDFENGRVEVNLIDGMR; encoded by the coding sequence ATGGAAAATTTAATTAATATCGGGACAATTGTGGGAACGCACCATTTGCGGGGAAGTGTGAAAATTAATTCGATTTTTGAGGAAATTGAGTTAATTAAGGGTGAGAGAGTTTTGATTGAAAAAGAAGAAATTAAAAAAATTCTTTGTGTAAAAAATGTAAAACGGTTAAATGAAAAAAAAGCAATTTTAGATTTTGAAGAAATAAAAAATATTGATGAAGCTCAGAAGTTAAATGGATTTAAACTAAAAATAAGAAGAGATTTGCTGCCACAAAAGACGGAAGATGAATTTTACATAAAAGACTTGCTTGGAATAGAAGTTTTTTTAGACAATGAAAAAGTTGGGGAAATTACAGATGTGATGGAAACTGCTGCACATGAAATTTTGATAGTTGAAGATATAAAAACTAAAAAAGAAATTATGATTCCGTTGATTGACGAATTTGTCAAAAAAATAGATTTTGAAAACGGAAGAGTCGAAGTAAATTTGATTGACGGAATGAGATAG
- a CDS encoding peptidase domain-containing ABC transporter has translation MFKRYCCVLQKDEKDCGPACILTIAKQYNSNFSIAKLRQISGTDRNGTNLAGMIKGLDYLGFDSKAVKVEDKKIDNSVSFPIIAHIQTTNNFLHYVVVHDVDKKRIIISDSESGIKKVSHKEFSEIWTGILLLIEPKKDFQKRNEKDNSLSRFFYVLKNQKSLLFNIFLASILYTVLGIVTSFSSKFLIDYILKDKLMTTLTVMVVGMVILEIIQMLLSIFRGYLLIFLGQRIDIAVLLGYYNHVIKLPMSFFSTRKTGEITSRFSDADNINDAVAETVLTLMLDVITAITGGIIVYIQNQYLFFVSMAVLSFYLVIVFSFKEILKKINNEVLENNSQLTSFIIQSINGIETIKAYNLEKSIQDETEFKYLKVIKSSFKRSKIYNLLTFLSGVVGLTGNILIIM, from the coding sequence ATGTTTAAAAGATATTGCTGTGTTTTACAAAAGGATGAGAAGGATTGTGGACCTGCCTGTATATTAACAATAGCCAAGCAGTATAATTCCAATTTTTCAATTGCCAAGTTACGGCAAATATCAGGAACAGATAGAAACGGAACTAATCTTGCAGGAATGATAAAAGGACTGGATTATTTGGGATTTGATTCAAAGGCTGTGAAAGTTGAGGATAAAAAAATTGATAATAGTGTGTCTTTTCCTATAATAGCACATATTCAGACCACAAATAATTTTTTACACTATGTGGTTGTTCATGATGTAGATAAGAAAAGAATTATTATTTCTGATTCTGAAAGTGGGATAAAAAAAGTTTCCCACAAAGAATTTTCTGAAATTTGGACTGGAATCCTGCTTTTAATTGAGCCTAAGAAAGATTTTCAGAAGAGGAATGAGAAAGATAATTCTTTGAGTAGGTTTTTTTATGTTTTGAAAAATCAAAAAAGTCTTTTGTTTAATATATTTCTAGCCTCAATACTTTATACTGTGCTTGGCATAGTAACTTCATTCAGTTCGAAATTTCTAATAGACTATATTTTAAAAGATAAGCTTATGACTACATTAACTGTAATGGTTGTGGGAATGGTAATACTTGAAATAATCCAAATGCTGCTTAGCATATTTAGGGGATATTTGCTAATATTTTTAGGACAACGGATTGATATAGCAGTATTGCTTGGATATTATAATCATGTAATAAAATTGCCAATGAGTTTTTTTTCAACAAGAAAAACAGGAGAGATAACATCAAGATTTTCCGATGCGGATAATATAAACGATGCAGTAGCTGAAACGGTATTGACATTAATGCTGGACGTCATAACAGCTATTACAGGTGGAATTATTGTCTATATTCAAAATCAATATTTGTTTTTTGTTTCAATGGCTGTACTATCATTTTATCTTGTGATTGTATTTTCGTTTAAAGAAATTCTAAAAAAGATAAATAATGAAGTTTTAGAAAATAACTCTCAATTAACTTCTTTTATAATTCAAAGTATAAATGGAATAGAAACTATAAAAGCGTATAATCTTGAAAAAAGTATACAGGATGAAACAGAATTTAAATATTTAAAAGTTATAAAATCTTCATTTAAGAGAAGTAAAATTTATAATTTACTAACTTTTTTATCGGGTGTTGTAGGATTAACAGGAAATATTCTAATAATAATGTAA